In a single window of the Natrialba magadii ATCC 43099 genome:
- a CDS encoding GAF domain-containing protein — protein sequence MDDSHQQPSAELETGDEMRTELQTIIDEFDCTSGTLHRLEGDTLELVAAVGIPGPVLERIGSIPIGKGMAGIAAERMEPVDVCNLQTDDSGVAEAGARKTGMEGSLAAPLLGPEGTLEGTIGVAKPEQYEFTDRERDRLLERGTELTQQL from the coding sequence ATGGACGACAGCCACCAGCAGCCGTCTGCGGAACTCGAGACAGGCGATGAGATGCGGACGGAACTTCAGACGATCATCGACGAGTTCGACTGCACATCCGGAACGCTGCACCGACTCGAGGGCGACACGCTAGAACTCGTCGCCGCGGTCGGTATTCCCGGCCCCGTCCTCGAGCGCATCGGTTCGATCCCGATCGGAAAAGGGATGGCCGGAATCGCAGCCGAGCGGATGGAACCGGTCGACGTCTGTAACCTCCAGACGGACGATTCCGGCGTCGCTGAGGCCGGTGCTCGCAAGACGGGCATGGAGGGATCGCTCGCTGCGCCGCTCCTCGGCCCGGAGGGGACACTCGAGGGGACCATCGGCGTCGCCAAACCTGAGCAGTACGAGTTCACCGACCGCGAACGTGACCGATTGCTGGAGCGGGGGACAGAACTCACACAGCAGTTGTAG